The following coding sequences lie in one Arachis ipaensis cultivar K30076 chromosome B05, Araip1.1, whole genome shotgun sequence genomic window:
- the LOC107639982 gene encoding uncharacterized protein At1g76070-like: MEKLSQIKNKFLKFLPKEPVASMGNPSLSPRRSPVSIIPKEARRNHKRGTSFSAKEPSSPKVSCIGQVERKKKNKNKNKNQKNLQKNQIHKNIDSVLSPEKKILLWIAKGNCNEGSKQSGKAFALEEKESATPTLGTMKKFASGRGTLSDFDFTLEQR, from the coding sequence ATGGAGAAACTATCTCAAATTAAGAACAAATTCTTAAAGTTTCTTCCAAAAGAACCTGTAGCCTCAATGGGCAATCCGAGTCTGAGTCCTCGTCGATCGCCAGTTTCTATAATTCCGAAGGAAGCTCGAAGAAACCACAAAAGGGGTACAAGCTTCAGTGCTAAGGAACCCTCCTCTCCCAAGGTCTCATGCATTGGACAAGTTGAgcgcaagaagaagaacaagaacaaaaacaagaaCCAGAAGAACCTACAAAAAAACCAGATACATAAGAATATCGACTCTGTTCTAAGCCCTGAAAAGAAGATTCTGCTGTGGATTGCCAAGGGAAATTGTAACGAGGGATCAAAGCAAAGTGGGAAAGCTTTTGCATTGGAAGAGAAAGAATCAGCCACCCCAACGTTGGGCACCATGAAGAAATTTGCTAGTGGTAGAGGAACCTTGTCTGATTTTGATTTTACACTTGAACAAAGGTGA